Part of the Mycolicibacterium mengxianglii genome is shown below.
CGGTGAGCAGGATGCCCAAATGGGGTGTGCGGGTGACTTCTTCGAGCGTGTACAGCACCCCTTCTGTCATCGCCTCGGCAGGATCGGAGATACCGCGGACGGCTTCGGCGAGCCGGTCGAGAAACTCGTCGACAGAGGCGACTGCCGCTGCGTGCATGAGCGCGTCGGCAGTCGGAAAATACCGATACACCGTTTGTCGGATGACCCCCAGCGACTCCGCAACCTCAGCGATGCTGACATCCGAACCGCTCTCGGCGATCAGCTTGACCGCGGTGGCGACGATGCGCTGGGAGGCCTCTTCGTCGGTGACCGGCGGTTGACCGTCCCAGCCCCTTCTACGCGCCACGCTGCAGATTTCTCATCGAAGACACTCCCGCAGAATATCGGCCCTGCGCGGGGCAAAGGAGCGCGATCGAGCACCGCACCGTTGACAAGCGGCGACCACTCCACTAATCATACAGTTGACGTTCGCTTTGTATGATGACTGGCGACAAGGTGGGAGCCTCCGATGACAGACCTGATCGTGCGCAAGATGCGTTTCGCGTTCGCTGACCACCACGTCCCGTTCTTGTGGAACGAGCAGAACC
Proteins encoded:
- a CDS encoding TetR/AcrR family transcriptional regulator; translated protein: MARRRGWDGQPPVTDEEASQRIVATAVKLIAESGSDVSIAEVAESLGVIRQTVYRYFPTADALMHAAAVASVDEFLDRLAEAVRGISDPAEAMTEGVLYTLEEVTRTPHLGILLTEPHRSAHTPTLASDEAQAFGMRMITRFDVDWAQYGYDEAALRELVEFTLRTMLSFFVAPNDPVRSRDDLRRFIRRWLGGAILAQRDVR